TGAAAAGCGCTGGTTCCGCTCCGCCGGGCAGCTGCGCGTGTCCGAAACCAGTTTCTTTGGGGAGCCGGCGCCCATCGGTACCGGGCTTCTGTTCAGCCACGAGAGTTGGGAAGAAGTGGTCGTGGGCATTGAAATCTGTGAGGACCTGTGGGCGCCGGTCCCCCCGAGCAGCTATCAGGCCGTGGCCGGCGCCACCATCATCGTGAACCCCTCGGCCAGCAACGAGATTATCGCCAAGAGCGAGTACCGCAGAGACCTGGTAAGACAGCAGTCCGCCCGCTTAAACGCCGGGTACCTGTACTGCTCCAGCGGCTATGGCGAGTCCACCACCGACCTCGTCTTTGGCGGCGACGCCCTCATCTATGAAAAGGGGGCGCTGCTGGCCCGGTCACGCCGTTTCCAGACCGAAAGCCAGCTGGTGGTGGCCGATATGGACGTGGAGGCCATCCTCCACGACCGTCAGCTCCAGAGCTCCTTCGGTGATTCGGTGGATATTCTGGAGGGGCACGTGTATGAGGAATGTCTCTTTTCGGCCTGCGACGCCCAGGACTGCCTGCGCAGCGTGAACCCACAGCCCTTTGTGCCTGCGGACACAGCACGCCGCAATGAGCGCTGTGAGGAAATCTTCAACATCCAGACCATGGCTCTGGGCAGCCGTGTGGCCCATATCGGCAGCCCGGCCATGGTGGTGGGCATCTCCGGCGGCCTGGATTCCACGCTGGCGCTGCTGGTCTGCGTGAACGTCTGCGACCAGTTCGGCATTGACAGAAAGCGCATCCACGCGGTCACCATGCCTGGCTTTGGCACGACCGACCGCACCTATGACAACGCGGTCAGCCTGATCCGTTCTCTGGGAGCCACCTTCCACGAAATCTCGATCAAGGACGCAGCCACACGCCATCTGGAGGACATCGGCCACGACCTGAGCGTCCACGACGTCACCTATGAGAACGCCCAGGCCCGGGAGCGGACCCAGATCCTTATGGATCTGGCCAACCGCCTGGACGGCCTGGTTATCGGTACCGGGGACCTGTCTGAGCTGGCCCTGGGCTGGGCCACCTACAACGGGGACCACATGTCAATGTACGGGGTTAACGGCGGCATTCCCAAGACCCTGGTGCGCTACCTGGTGCGCTACGTGGCCGACGAAAACCCTGACGAAGAAATCCGCCGGATTCTCTACGATGTGCTGGATACCCCCGTATCGCCCGAGCTGCTGCCCCCGGACGCATCGGGTAAAATCGCCCAGAAAACCGAGGATCTGGTGGGCCCCTACGAGCTCCACGATTTCTTCATGTACCATGTGCTGAGAAACGGCTACAGCCCGGACAAGATTTATTACCTGAGCCGGCGGGCTTTTGAGGGGGCCTATGACGACGCCACCCTTTACAAGTGGCTGCGCAATTTTTACTGGCGCTTCTTTACCCAGCAGTTCAAGCGCTCCTGCCTGCCCGACGGCCCCAAGGTAGGCACCGTGTCCCTGTCCCCGAGGGGGGACTGGCGCATGCCCTCAGACGCTAAGGTGGCCGAGTGGACCCGCGCGCTGGACGCGTTCCGGTCAGCCGGGGTGTAAAAAAAGGAGGTATGGTCTGTTTCAGACCGTACCTCCTTTTTAATGAAACCCCTCGCCGCCCATGGCTTCAAGCCCCTCACGCACCTTTTCCTCTGCCAGCTTTGGCAGGTTCTTCCAGTCGGCCCGGGTGTAGTCCTCGGTGTCGATGGGGGGCAGTACCTTGATGGCGATGTCGGCCGGATGAATCCAGAGATTGTCGCGGCCCATGAGCTTGTCCGTATCCTTTATGCAGAAAGGAACCACGGGCACCTTGTTGTTCTGGGCGATTTTAAACGCCCCGGCCTTAAATTCGCCCAAATAGCCGTCTTTGGTGCGGGTGCCTTCTGGAAAGACAACCATGGAGTAGCCCTCGGCCACCCAGTATTCCGCCTCTTTGATGTTTTTGATGGCCTCACGCGGGTTATCCCGGTCCAGGAACACACAGTGCAGCTCCTCCATCCACGCGCGGATCAGCGGGATTTTGCCAATTTCCTTCTTGGCCACCAGCGGCTTGGTGTCATCGCCCAGATAGCCCAGAACCAGGGGAATGTCAAAGTAGCTGCGGTGGTTGGAAACGTAGACCGCAGGCTCATCAGGCATGTTCTCAAGCCCCTCCACCGAGACAGTGCCCCCGGCAGTGCGGATCATGCTCCTGGCCCAGGGGCCGACCGCCTTTCGGACGACCGCGTCATGAGCGGCCCGGTCGCCCGCGCCCACAAGCCTGCGGGCCTTAAAACGGCTGGGTAAAAGGGCCAGCTGATACAGCCAGAAATGGATAAACCATAGAATTGTTCTCAAATTTGTCTCCTTCTCAACGTATTTCTGCCACAGCCAGCTTGATCTTGACGCCCTGGTCTGTAAACATCCGCTCGTGCTCAGTCACGATGTTGCCCGGGTATTCATCCGACGCGTGCAGGTCCCGGATCAGTGTCGTCACCCGGAAGCCCGAGTCCTCAAAGTATTTCAGCGACGCCTCAAACAGAGGATCGTCGTCGGTCTTGAAGTGGATCTGCGCCCCGGGAACCATGAATTTTTTGTACTGCTCAAGCTGGCGGGAGTGGGTCAGCCGCTTTTTCTGGTAACGGCGCTTGGGCCAGGGGTTGCAGAAGTTAATATAGATCCGCTCCACCGCATCCTCAGGCGAGAGCATCTCCCCGATACGGGCGATGTCCCAGGCGGTCAGGCGGACGTTATCCACCGCTTTGGGCGCGTAGGCCTGCTCCACGTTGCGCTTGGACAGCCCCAGCACCGCGTCGATCATGTCCACCGCCAGATAGTTGACCTCGGGATGGCGTCTGCCCAAAGCGGCGATAAAGGTACCCTTGCCGCAGCCCAGCTCCAGATGCAGAGGCGCCCTGCGCTCAAAAGCGTCCTGCCAGTGCCCCCGCAGTTCAGTGGCTTCCGGAATAAAAAAGCCGCAGGCTAAGAGCTCGGGCCGGGCCCAGGGTTTTGGTCGAATATGCATAAATGCCCTCCGTCAATTGTTTTGTTCAAAAAAATGGGATTATTTCCTAGGATATATTACCATTTGCCTCGGCATCCGTCAATTTTAAATTATTATCCGAAGTGTTAAAAAAAGTAAAGCTATTTTTGTGGGATCTGTGATATAATTTGCCTAGACAAGTATACTACAGCGGTCGTCCGGCCGTCGACAATGAGCAAACTGCGGCGTTGCGGCCTTTTTTAAATTCAGTTACATATTGTAGATATGCGCCTTCATTTAAAAAAAGCCGCGCCTTGCATTTTGCCCATTCTCTTAGACCGTTGGTCGTCCGTCGATAAAGAACAAGCTGCTGGAAAAGTGGCGAAGTCCGAGACTGCGCCTTTTATCCAGATAACAAAAAAGGTCCAGGCGCTGTGGTAAACGCAAGCCGGGAGCAAGAGCGACTGGCGCTCTTAATGCTACTGCGAAGCGGTAGCAACCGAAACCATCAACGATCAATTATATAAAAATTTGGAGAGAACATTATGTTAGAAATGTTAATCAATGCCATCGAGGAGCTGGATGAAGAAAAAGTTCTAAAGATTGTGAAACGCTGTGTGGCGGCGGGGACGCCGCCCAAGGATATCTGGATGGCCCTCAATAAGGGGCTGGAAAAGGTCGGTCTGCGCTATGAGACCGGCGAGTACTCCATCGCGGACCTCATGGTCGTGGGCATTATTTTTGAAAATGTGCTGGAGTACACCAATATGTGTGATATTTACGACAGCATCGAAGCCGGGGAGTTTGGAAAGACCATGCTGTTAGGTACGGTCGAGGGGGATATCCATGACATCGGCAAGTCGATTTTTAAGGGCGCCATGCAGGCCGGCGGGTTCATTGTCAGGGACCTGGGTGTGGATGTCAAGGCCCAGGATTTTGTGGAGGCTGCCAGGAAGTACAAGTGTGAGATCATCGGTCTGAGCGCTGTGCTCACCGACTGTATCCTCTCGGTCAAGGAAGTGGTGGACGCCTTTGTGGACGCGGGCATGCGGGACCAGGTCAAGATCATCATCGGCGGCTGTGTGGCCAACAAAACCGTCAGTGATTTCGTGGGTGCTGACGCCTACACCAAATCGGCCATCAAAGGGGTGGAAATCTGTCAGGGATGGTTAAAAGATGAGCAAAAATGAAGTCAAATACCTCAATATTGCCGATTCCATTAAGATCAAGATCCTCAGCAACATCTATAAACCCGGCGACCTGCTGCCATCGGAGAACAGCCTCTGTGAGGAGTACGCCGTCAGCCGCATGACCATCCGCAAAGCCATCGAGGTGCTCATCGGCGAGGGGTACCTGATGTCGTCCCCGGGCAAGGGGACCTATGTGCGGGAGTACTCTCTGAATAAATTTGAGGTGGGCTTTCAAATTGATGAGATCATCCACGGGGGATACAGCCACGCCAAGCTCATCCATGCCAAAATCATGGCGCCCACCATCGAGCTGGTCTACCACCTCCAGGTGGCCCCCAAGACTAAGATCGTCTGTATCCGCTCCATGCTGTTCCAGGGGGAGCGGCCTGTGGCCCTGGATGAGAAGTACATTCCTTATTTTCCGGGCATGAACATCAAGGAGGACAGCTTCAGCTACCGCGATATGGTCAGCATTATCTTTGGTGAGAACTACGGCTTTGGCTACTGGGAGGAGATTTTTGTCACCGGTGTGATGACCGACGCCGAGATCGGCGCTTTTTTCGAGGAAATGACCGGGGAGCCCCGGAAAAAGCAGAAATTTATGATGCTCTTTGAGCAGAAGTTGTACGATTCTGACGATATTCCCATTGGCTACGGCAAGCTGTATGTGGAGAGCGATTTGTGCCGCCTCCGCGGCAATTCCAGAGTGTAGAGGTGTGCTGTGAAGACCTATGAATTTATTCTGAACGATATTCAGGCCAAAATTGAAAAGGGCGATTACAAGCCTGAGGAACAGCTCCCCTCGCTGCGGGAGTTCTCGAAAATCTACACGACCACACCGGTCACGGTAAAGAAGAGCCTGGCGATTCTGGAGGAGCGCGGTTATGTGTATGTGGTGGACCGAAAGGGCTTCTTTGTGAGCTCGAGCAACCATAAAACCTACACTATGATCTTTCATGAGACCAAGAGCATCGACCACCTGACTGACATCCGCCTTGAGAAGATCGAGGAGGTGAGCGGCGGGGCCCTGCGGGAGCGGTTTGGCATGGATGTGCCGCCCCAGACCCGCTGCCTGCGGGCCGTACGGATTCTCTACAACCGGGACATGCCCATTGGCCTGGATGTCAAGTATATTATCCACAATGTCCGGAGCGCCTCGCCGGTCCGAAACCCGGAGCGGCTCATGGATTCGCTGAACCTGGTGCTGGGCAATTACGACATTTACAAGGAACTTGAGATCACGCTCATGACGGACAACGCCCCGGTCCGGGACACGCTGTTCATTGACGCCGATGACGGTGTCTTTGAGTTTAAGCAGACCTACCGCACCGAGAACGGCCAGCTCGTCGGGGTGTCAGAAACCTATGTGCCCTGCGAGGAAATGCAGTTAAAAATGAAATATTAAAGGGAAAGGGTATCGCCGCGATACCCTTTGTTTTTGTACAGGTGACCTTCATTATTTTATTGATATATACAGTTATATGATCTGTTATATATTTTTTGATCAAATTCTATTGACAGAAACCGTTGCACGTGTTATAGTTGTAGCATACTTGTATATGACACATGGTCCGGACCCAAGTGTTATCAGTTTTTATGGAGGGGAAAAATGAATAAAAACGAAGTGACAAACGAAAGCATCAGCGGCTTTACCCGGAACGCGGTAATCGGTATTATCAGCTCCGGTGCGGTAGTAGTTTATCTGACATTCCTGATCCGGTACGTCTTTTACGAACCGGTTTTACAGAGTCTCGCACTCTCAAACGAACAGCTTGGTGTGCTCTATGGCCTTTATGGCACAACGGCCATGATTTCTTACCTGCCTGGCGGTATTCTGGCAGACAAAATTCGCGTCAAATACCTGGCGACTGCCGGCTTTGGTCTTTCTGCAATTTTAACTTTCTGGTACGCGACACTGCCGAGCTATGAGACACTGAAGGTGATCTTCCTGCTCATGGGGGTCTGCACGACCTTTATTTACTGGGGCGTCCGCTATAAGGGCATCCGCCTTGTCAGCACAGACAACACCTATTCCAGAAATATCGGCATCAGCTACGGGATCGTCGGGATTCTCGGCTTAGTGGTCAACTTTATCTCCATGTGGATCTTCGACCTCTTTGCGGATCCGGCTTCCGGCTTCAACATGGTGCTCATGTTCTACGCATTCTTAAACATCGCCTTTGCCGTGGCATCTTTCTTCCTGATTCCGAAATTTGAAGGCGAAATCATCAAAACAAAGAAAAAATTCGATTTATCTGAGCTGGTGGCAGCCGTTAAGCACCCTGGTGTATGGCTGACAACCCTGTGTATGTTCTTTACCTATACGGTTTATACCTCCCTCAGCTATACGGTGCCTTACGTACAGGCTGTATTTGGCGCCAGCGTCGCTATGGCTGCGCTTATGGGCAATATCCGTATGTACGGTACTTCGCTCTTTTCGTCACCGATCATCGGGGCCCTCGCGACAAAGATCAAATCGCCGGCCAAAACCATTCTGCTGTGTATGGCCATCACGGCCATCTGCCTCTTTGTCATTGTTCTGGCGCCGCAGACCGCAGGCTTTATGATTCCGGCCATTATCCTGATCATGATTCTGTCCTTCTTCTTAAGCGGGGCATATGGGGTTGAATCCTCTCTGTTCACAGAAACCAAGGTACCGGCAGCCATCTTCGGCTCTGCCTCTGGTATTCTGTCACTGATCGGCTTCCTGCCAGATATGTTCGTATCACCGATCGCCGGTAAATGGCTGGACAGCTATGGAAACCAGGCCTATACCTATATCTTCATCGCCCTGGGCGTCAGCGCGATCCTGTCCATGGGCTGCGCGCTGCTGGTACTGGTCTACAATAAGAAAAAAGGGATCTCAATCGAAGAACCCGCTGAAGAAACACAGGCATCATAAGAAAACAACTAGGGAACTTGAAGGAGAGAATAACATATGGAACTTGAAAAACTGTTTTTACAGGCTAAGGATGTTGAATTTATTCACGAACAGTCCGCAAAATTACTGAAGGAAACCGGCTGCGTGTTTGAGGATGACCGCGCAATCGAAATTTTCAAAAAACACGGTGCCACTGTGGATGGCTACACCGTTCATTTTACCGATGAACTCATTGCCAAGGGCCTGTCCACCGTCAGCCAGGAATTTGATATCCTGCGTCCGGACGGCACCAGCTATCACATGGGCGGGGGAAGCCTCACCATGGCCACAGCCGGCAGTCCACCGTACGTGATGGAAAACGGCGAGTTCCGTTTTGCCGAAATGCACGACTATGTCGATATCTGCAAGCTGGTACAGACCAGTGACTGCATTGACATGACCCATCTTCTCCTCTGCGATACCTATGACGTCCCGAGAGAAGACCGCTCCTACAACATGGCCGCCGCGCTGCTGAACTACACAACACTGCCGATTTCACTGACAGCGCTGGCAACCAAGCTGCACGATTCCGGCACAGTGGCCACCAATGTGGTTAAAATGGTACAGGATTTCGTGGATGTCCATGACAAATATGTGGCGGTTGGCTGTATCAGCCCAATCTCACCGCTGGCATGGGTTAAGGACAGCCTGGATGCCATGTTTGCCTACTGTGAGCTGAACCAGCCCATGCAGCTGGCAACCTGCTCACTGCCGGTACTCACGAGTCCTGCCTCCATTCTGGGCACCATTATCCAGAACAATGCAGAGCTGCTGGCCGTTACCGTGCTTATCCAGCTCATCAAACCGGGTCTGCCGATTTTCTACGGCAGCACCTCCACTTCCACAAACCTGAGAGCAGTATCCATGGCTCTGGGCAACAGTGAAACAGCCCTGATCTCTTTGGCGAGCGCCGCCATGGCCAAACATTACAGAATGCCGTTCAGAACCTCCGGCGCCCTCAACGACGCCATTGATGTTGACTACCAGGCAGGGGTTGAATCCACCCTCAACCTGATGAGCGGCACCCTCAGCAGCACAGACCTGATCTTCTTCAGCTGCGGGATGCTCAGCGGATTTAATGTCAGCTCTCTGGAAAAATATGTGGCGGATGAACAGCTCATCAAGATGCTGAAACGCATGACCCAGGGGATTGCCATTGACTACAATAAAGATTATACTAAAGAGATCAGCAAGGTCGGCCCGAGAGGCAACTTCATGTCTGGCCGTACCCCCAAGGAATACCGCAACGAGCACTATGTGCCCGATATGTTTGTGAAGGTAGACTACAACACCTGGCAGACAGAGGATAAAAAATCCGTCAAAGAAAAGGCATCCGAAAAGGTAGCTGAACGCCTAGCTGCCTATCAGGAACCGGAAAAGACACCGGAACAGATGAAAGTCATTGAAAAATATTTAATTAAGTAAACGGCATAGACGGGCGCGCAACAGGCAAGCCCGTCTTTGTTTTTTGAATTTAAGAAACGGAAGTGGAATATGGACCCGCAAAAAAACAAAATCCCCATTGATAAAACCATTTTTTTCGGCGCGCTGCTGCTCATGCTCCTGGTATCTGCGGCCTGCCTTGCCTTTCCGGAACAGGCGCTCTCTGTATCCGGTGTGCTCAGGAACTTTGTCATCACAAAATTTGACTGGTTTTTCCTGCTTTTCGGGCTGGGGGTGTTCATTGTCTGTATTGTGGTGGGCTGCAGCCGGTTCGGCAAGATCCGCCTTGGCGGCGAGGGGGAGCCGCCAGCCTACAGCTTCTACAGCTGGCTGGCCATGATTTTCTTTTCAGCCATTGGCTCCTCTGCTATCCTCTGGTCCGTGTGCGAGCCGCTGAATTATATCGAGTCGCCACCCTTTGGCTATGAGCCCTACTCCCTTGAGGCCTTTAACATGGCCATTCCCTACGGCCTTTTTCACTGGGGGCCTGTGGCCTGGTCCTTTTACGCGCTGTCCGGACTGGTGGTCTCCTATTATTTTCTGGTGCTGAAGCGCAGGAACCTGAAAATATCCGGCGTAATGACCGACCTGATCGGTGAGAAGGCCGCGAAAGGCGTTCCGGGCAAGGCCATTGACATCGTGACGATTTTTGCGACCTTCTGCACCTTTGCGCCGGCCCTCGGCTTAGGGGTGCCCCTGCTCTCAGTGCTCATCTGTAAGATTACCGGGCTGCCGGACACCACTGAGCTTCAGGTGGTGGTGCTGGTGGTCTGGATGTTTATTTTCTCCATCAGCGTTTACCGTGGGCTGGACAAGGGCATCAAGATTCTCAGCGACATTAACATGTATCTGCTCATTGGCGTCATACTGTTTATCTTTTTTGCCAGCGGCGCCCGCTATATTCTGGCGGCCTCGGTCGAGGAATTCGGGACTCTGCTCAGCAATTTCCTCCGCATGAACAGCTACAGCGACGTGTTCGGCGGCGGAACCTTTGCCCAGGACTGGACGGTTTTTTACTGGAGCTGGTGGGTGGCCTCTGTGCCCTTTATGGCTATTTTTATCGCCAGGGTATCCAAGGGGCGTACAGTCCGCGAACTGGTTTTCGGCATCATGGGCGCCGGCTCGGCCGGTACCATGGCGATTTTCTGCGTGCTGGGCAATTACGCCCTCAAGCTGCAGAGCAGCGGCGTGGTGGATCTGGCAAAGATCAACGCCGAACAGGGGAGCAATTATGCGGTGCTCGCCATGCTGGACCAGCTGCCCTTTAAAAACGTGATCATTGTGGGCGTGATCCTTCTGTACTTTGTTTTCCTGGCCACCTGTGTGGATTCCTGCGCCTTCACCATGGGCTGTATCGCGTCAAAGGAGATGACCGATATCAGCCAGCCGGCCCGCTGGAACCGCCTGTCCTGGTCCATCGCCATCGCCGTTCTCGGTGTGGCAGTGCTGAAGCTCGGCGGCGGCATCAACGCCCTGCAGACCTTTGTCATTGTCGTGGGCCTGCCCTCAGCCATTCTGACCATTGCCATGACCGTTTTGCTGTTCCGGTGGCTGAAAAAGAGAGACATAAAAGAAAAGCCGTAAGCTTCAACCCGTATCGCCGCGATACGGGTTGTTTTTTGGTACGGTTTCAAACGCACCATACCCCTTGGTGGAAGGAACTAAAGGCGAGGCCCTGTCTTTCATCCAGATGAGAAAAAGCATCCAGGCGATGGGGTGACGGCCATGAATCGAGACTTTTGTTTGGAACAGCCGGACAGGGATGAGTGGCTTATGATCGTTTGATAAGAATGCTTCTGAGTTTTTTCTGTCTGCAGGACGGCTTTTTCTCCCTTAGGTGAAAGACGCCGCCTTTTGGGCTTTGCGGTATGGTCTGAAACGCACCGTACCAAACAACTAAAAATAAAGATAAATTTTTGATTTCTGCTTGACTTTCTCAAAGAATAAATATACCCTATAGGGGTATAGAGTAAGTAAGGAGGAAATCATGATGACTTGGCTAAAAGATGAAGAAAAAAGAACGGTTGCGGCCATGGTGATCTCAGCACTGGCGCTGGGAATCCATTTCGTGGCGGGCGACCGTCTGGCTTTTGATTTATCGTGGATTGCTGTTGTTTTATGCGGCCTGCCGATTATAATCGGCGCGGTGGCCGCAGTGATAAAAGAGTTTGACATCCGGGCGGATGTGCTGGTCTCCATCGCGATCATTGCCTCAGTGGCTATCGGCGAGGTTTTTGCAGCGGGCGAGATCGCAGTGATCATGACCCTTGGCGGTTACTTAGAGGAAAGAACCGTAAATAAAGCCCGGAAGGGCATCGAGCGTCTGGTGGATCTGACACCGGAAAAAGCCCGCGTGATGCGGGATGGCGTGGAAGTTGTCATCGACGTGGAGGATGTGGCAGTAGGCGAAGCAGTGCGTGTGCTGCCCGGAGAAAAAATACCCGTAGACGGTATCGTGCTCTGTGGCGATACGGCGGTAGACCAGTCTCTGATGACTGGAGAATCCCTGCCTGTCGATAAGGAAAAGGGTGATGAGGTATTCTGCGGGACCATGAACCAGTTTGGGACAGTGGATATCCGCGTGACCAGGGCGGCTGAGGACAGCTCCCTGAAACGGATGATCCGCCTGGTTGAGTCTGCCGACGCGGGCCGCGCACCCATATCACACCTGGCAGACCGTTTAGCCACCGTCATTGTAGTGCTGGCGCTGACCGCTGCCGTTGTTACCGGCCTGGTAACCGGAGAGCTGACCCGCGCGGTCACAATCCTGGTGGTGTTCTGTCCCTGCGCGCTGGTGCTCGCCACGCCCACAGCCATCATGGCAGGGATCGGCAACGCGGCTAAAAATGGCATTCTGATCCGGTCTGGCGATGTACTGGAGCGGCTTGCATCTGTGGGCCGCATTGCCTTTGACAAAACCGGCACCATCACCTACGGAAAGCCCTGTGTGCGTGCTTTTGAGTGTGAGGAGGCGTGGGAAAAGGACGCGCTGCTCAAATGGACCGCAGCCGCCGAAGCCCGCTCAGAGCATCCTCTCGGTAAAGCGGTCTCAGAGCATTATGCCGAAGGGCATCCGGAGCCGCTGCCAGAACCGTCGGAATTTGCGATGCTGCCCGGTAAAGGCGTTCATGCGGTGGTAGAAGGGCATGAAATCGCAGCCGGAAACCGAAAACTTCTGGATGTGATGGGCATTACTGTGACGGAAAGCCTTGAAAAATCAGCGAAAAAATACCTGAGTGAGGGCGGCACCATTATTTATATCGCGGTGGATGGAAAAGCAGCGGGCTACGCAGTGCTGGCAGATACCCTCCGCAACAATGCGCCGAATATGGTTGAAAAACTGAGGGCACAGGGGCTTAAAACCGCCCTGATCACCGGCGACCACCGGGCCGCGGCACTTTATATGGCAGAGCGGGCCGGCATTGACACCGTCGAAGCCGACTGTCTGCCCGAGGATAAGATCGACGTGATCAAGCGACTCCAGGGGAAGGGGCAGGAGAAGGTCTGTATGATCGGCGACGGCATCAACGACGCGCCGGCCCTGAAAACAGCCGACGTGGGCCTGGCCATGGGAGATATTGGCTCAGACATCGCTATGGACGCCGCCGACGCGGTGTTTGTGGGCGACGATGTGATGAAGGTGCCCTATCTGATGACACTGTCCCAGAAAACCATGCGGACCATCCGCGTCAATATTTTTCTGTCCCAGGCGCTCAACGCAGTGGCGGTAGTGCTGGCCATGACCGGGATCATGGGGCCGGTGGCCGGCGCGCTGGTCCACAATGTGGGCTCGGTGGCAGTCATCATCAGCTCAGCCATGCTGCTGAACTTTAATGAGAAGAAAAACGGGAAGGACCGGCAGAAAACGTCCGGTTCTCTGAAATTATCGCAGTCGTAGGCTGACCTCGCCAGAGACGATGGACTGAAAGGTTCCATCGTCTTTTTTTAGGATCAGGTGCCCCGCGTCATTGATATCGCTGACCACGCCCTCCAGGGTTTCCCGGCCGTTCAGGATGGTAACCGGCTTTCCGATTACCATGGAGTGCTTCCGGTAGTCGGCCATGACAGCGCCGGCCTCGGGAATGCAGGTGAGGCGGCTCAGGCGGTTGACCAGCTCGGCGGCCAGCCGGCTGCGGAGCTGCCCGTCCGGCGCTTCCTTAAAGAGGGCACCCGCCACAGACTGGAGCTCTTCGGGAAAACCCTGCTTTGGTTCGGTAAAATTGATCCCGGCGCCGAGGACAATGTAGTCAATATTCCCGGTTTCAAAGTCGGCGGCCGCCTCGGTAAGAATGCCGCAGATTTTTTTATCCTTTATATAGAGGTCGTTGACCCATTTGATCTCGGGCTCCAGGCCCGTCACGTCCGCGATGGCCTGACGGATCAGAACGCTGGCGGCAATGGTGATAAAGAGGGACTGGCTGATGGCAGTGCCGGGCCGCAAGATAATACTCAGATAAATCCCGGAGCCGCCGGGTGAAAAGAAAGTGCGCCCCATGCGCCCGCGTCCGCCGGTTTGGGATTCAGCGATGATGACTGTGCCGTCCGGCGCCCCGGCCAGGGCCCGCTCCTTGCCCAAGCTGTTGGTGGAGTCAAGGGAGGGGTAGACCTCCAGACGATCCGCCTGCGCAGGGTCCTTCAGCCAGGGCGCGATGGAGGCAGCGGAGAGAATATCATTGCTCTTGCACAGGGTGTAGCCCTGCCTGGTTTTGGATGTGATCTGGTAGCCCTTATCTCTGAGGCCCTTGATGGCTTTCCAGACAGCGCTCCGGGAGAGGCTCAGCTTTTCTGCCAGCGCTTCGCCGGATACAGGCTCGCCCCGGTTTTCCTCCAGTATTTTTAAAAGGTCGGTTTGTGTGGACATGGGCAGTTCTCCTTTATATTTGTTAGTATTATTATAAGATAGAAGAAAAGCAGCGGTCAATGTAAGAATCATCTGAGGGCAAAATATTGCTGTTTTTCGCGCTCAGAATCTTTAAATAAACCTTAAAAAGGTTACAGGAGTAAAAATATGACTTTTGTATTTAAAAGAGGAAAGTAAATAAAAAAGGAATATTTTGCCATTAAAATAAAATGATTCTTAATTGATGGACAATTTAATGCCTATTTCAGTCAAAATAATCTAAAATGTCAAAAATTTGGTTAAAAAAGTGCACGTTTGTGTTATAATATTATTCAAACAAGAGTTTTTAAAGTAAGATCATTAAAATAAAGAGGTTAATCTATGAGAGTCTTATTAAAAATCACAGATATCATCGATGTGGAAGTGCTGCAGAAAATTCAAGATTCTTTTTCAGATGCAACAGGCTTTGCAACCATTACCGTAGATTACAAGGGAAACCCCATTACAGAATACAGTAATTTTTCCGGCTACTGCACCAAGGTGCGCGAGGACGCCAAGTGTCTCGAGTGCTGCTATCGTTCCGATGCTCACGGAGGCATTG
The DNA window shown above is from Eubacterium limosum and carries:
- a CDS encoding MFS transporter, whose translation is MNKNEVTNESISGFTRNAVIGIISSGAVVVYLTFLIRYVFYEPVLQSLALSNEQLGVLYGLYGTTAMISYLPGGILADKIRVKYLATAGFGLSAILTFWYATLPSYETLKVIFLLMGVCTTFIYWGVRYKGIRLVSTDNTYSRNIGISYGIVGILGLVVNFISMWIFDLFADPASGFNMVLMFYAFLNIAFAVASFFLIPKFEGEIIKTKKKFDLSELVAAVKHPGVWLTTLCMFFTYTVYTSLSYTVPYVQAVFGASVAMAALMGNIRMYGTSLFSSPIIGALATKIKSPAKTILLCMAITAICLFVIVLAPQTAGFMIPAIILIMILSFFLSGAYGVESSLFTETKVPAAIFGSASGILSLIGFLPDMFVSPIAGKWLDSYGNQAYTYIFIALGVSAILSMGCALLVLVYNKKKGISIEEPAEETQAS
- a CDS encoding trimethylamine methyltransferase family protein, with amino-acid sequence MELEKLFLQAKDVEFIHEQSAKLLKETGCVFEDDRAIEIFKKHGATVDGYTVHFTDELIAKGLSTVSQEFDILRPDGTSYHMGGGSLTMATAGSPPYVMENGEFRFAEMHDYVDICKLVQTSDCIDMTHLLLCDTYDVPREDRSYNMAAALLNYTTLPISLTALATKLHDSGTVATNVVKMVQDFVDVHDKYVAVGCISPISPLAWVKDSLDAMFAYCELNQPMQLATCSLPVLTSPASILGTIIQNNAELLAVTVLIQLIKPGLPIFYGSTSTSTNLRAVSMALGNSETALISLASAAMAKHYRMPFRTSGALNDAIDVDYQAGVESTLNLMSGTLSSTDLIFFSCGMLSGFNVSSLEKYVADEQLIKMLKRMTQGIAIDYNKDYTKEISKVGPRGNFMSGRTPKEYRNEHYVPDMFVKVDYNTWQTEDKKSVKEKASEKVAERLAAYQEPEKTPEQMKVIEKYLIK
- a CDS encoding BCCT family transporter; the protein is MDPQKNKIPIDKTIFFGALLLMLLVSAACLAFPEQALSVSGVLRNFVITKFDWFFLLFGLGVFIVCIVVGCSRFGKIRLGGEGEPPAYSFYSWLAMIFFSAIGSSAILWSVCEPLNYIESPPFGYEPYSLEAFNMAIPYGLFHWGPVAWSFYALSGLVVSYYFLVLKRRNLKISGVMTDLIGEKAAKGVPGKAIDIVTIFATFCTFAPALGLGVPLLSVLICKITGLPDTTELQVVVLVVWMFIFSISVYRGLDKGIKILSDINMYLLIGVILFIFFASGARYILAASVEEFGTLLSNFLRMNSYSDVFGGGTFAQDWTVFYWSWWVASVPFMAIFIARVSKGRTVRELVFGIMGAGSAGTMAIFCVLGNYALKLQSSGVVDLAKINAEQGSNYAVLAMLDQLPFKNVIIVGVILLYFVFLATCVDSCAFTMGCIASKEMTDISQPARWNRLSWSIAIAVLGVAVLKLGGGINALQTFVIVVGLPSAILTIAMTVLLFRWLKKRDIKEKP